A window of Zingiber officinale cultivar Zhangliang chromosome 5A, Zo_v1.1, whole genome shotgun sequence contains these coding sequences:
- the LOC121983150 gene encoding probable trehalose-phosphate phosphatase 6, protein MANVNVVVPEGLLPVTVSPATTASSPMIVYPPPRGGGAPAGASIKKKCNSPIEHAGGWTHVLVESMKASSPTHLKAAAALSTAVPAVEYEIDDNSAWMIQHPSALSKFEQLMIATRGKQIVMFLDYDGTLSPIVDDPDSAFISETMRTAVKEVAKCFPTAIVSGRCRSKVYDFVKLTELYYAGSHGMDIRVPEGTKYTKKKKAVLFQPASEFLPIMNEVHKTLSEKTRTIPGAKVENNTFCVSVHFRCVDEKRWGLLVEQVRAVLKEHPELRVTQGRKVLEIRPSIKWDKGKALEFLLETLGLADCQSVVPVYIGDDRTDEDAFQVLRDRGQGIGILVSEFPKETKASYSLRNPAEVMDFLVRLVEWNRLSGTK, encoded by the exons ATGGCGAACGTTAATGTGGTGGTGCCGGAGGGGCTGCTCCCCGTTACGGTGTCGCCAGCGACGACGGCATCGTCGCCCATGATAGTCTACCCGCCGCCGCGAGGCGGCGGCGCCCCGGCTGGAGCCTCGATCAAGAAGAAGTGCAACTCCCCGATTGAACATGCGGGAGGCTGGACGCACGTGTTGGTGGAATCCATGAAGGCTTCCTCTCCGACCCACTTAAAGGCGGCGGCCGCTCTATCCACGGCAGTCCCTGCCGTCGAGTACGAGATAGACGATAACTCCGCCTGGATG ATTCAACATCCATCGGCTTTGAGCAAGTTCGAACAGCTCATGATCGCGACCAGGGGCAAGCAAATCGTGATGTTCTTGGACTACGACGGGACTCTGTCTCCCATCGTCGACGATCCCGACTCCGCCTTCATATCTGAAACA ATGAGAACCGCGGTGAAGGAAGTGGCCAAGTGCTTTCCCACTGCGATTGTCAGCGGGCGCTGCCGGAGCAAG GTGTACGACTTTGTGAAATTGACTGAACTATACTATGCTGGAAGCCACGGAATGGACATCAGAGTTCCCGAAGGAACTAAATACACCAAGAAG AAAAAAGCTGTTCTTTTTCAACCGGCAAGCGAGTTCTTACCCATTATGAATGAG GTTCACAAAACACTGTCGGAGAAGACGAGAACCATTCCTGGCGCCAAGGTGGAGAACAACACCTTCTGTGTGTCTGTCCATTTCAGATGTGTGGATGAAAAG CGATGGGGTCTGCTGGTGGAGCAGGTGCGCGCAGTGTTAAAGGAACACCCCGAGTTAAGGGTCACCCAAGGGAGAAAG gtaCTCGAGATTCGTCCGAGTATTAAATGGGACAAGGGGAAGGCCTTAGAGTTCCTGTTAGAAACGCTCG GCTTAGCTGACTGCCAAAGCGTGGTGCCTGTTTACATCGGAGACGACCGCACGGACGAGGATGCTTTCCAG GTGTTACGTGACAGAGGGCAAGGCATTGGAATCCTTGTTTCAGAGTTCCCCAAGGAGACGAAGGCTTCTTATTCCTTGCGTAACCCCGCCGAG GTAATGGATTTCCTAGTACGTTTGGTGGAGTGGAATCGTCTGTCTGGAACTAAGTAG